A genomic stretch from Flavobacterium nitratireducens includes:
- a CDS encoding SAM-dependent methyltransferase → MKSSTLFGKLYLIPTTMGECDPMDVLPQTVKRTIDFIDHYIVENEKTARKSIKAVHPEKKQSDLVLFALNKHTDAKEHLDFIKPLLEGKNVGLMSEAGCPGVADPGAVIVKLAHDKGIQVVPLVGPSSILLAMMASGMNGQSFTFHGYLPIEKDDKRAALKSLERISFEKNQSQIFIETPYRNNKLVEDLIQILHPETHLCIATDITLPTEYIKTKKISAWKKENVDLHKRPTIFIIHKI, encoded by the coding sequence ATGAAATCAAGCACGCTTTTTGGTAAACTCTATTTAATCCCAACAACAATGGGAGAATGCGACCCAATGGATGTTTTACCTCAAACCGTAAAAAGAACAATTGATTTCATAGACCATTATATTGTAGAAAACGAAAAAACAGCTAGAAAATCCATCAAAGCCGTTCATCCAGAAAAAAAACAATCGGATTTAGTGCTTTTTGCATTGAACAAACACACCGATGCTAAAGAACATCTAGACTTCATCAAACCTTTATTAGAAGGAAAAAATGTAGGCTTAATGAGCGAAGCAGGTTGTCCAGGCGTAGCCGATCCTGGTGCGGTGATTGTAAAACTGGCACACGACAAAGGAATTCAAGTTGTTCCTTTAGTAGGACCTTCTTCCATTTTATTAGCCATGATGGCTTCGGGAATGAACGGACAAAGTTTTACTTTCCACGGTTATTTACCTATTGAAAAAGACGACAAAAGAGCCGCACTAAAAAGTTTAGAACGTATTTCATTCGAAAAAAATCAATCTCAGATTTTTATCGAAACACCCTATCGCAACAACAAATTAGTAGAAGATTTAATTCAGATACTACATCCTGAAACTCATTTATGTATCGCGACTGATATCACGCTACCAACGGAATACATCAAAACCAAGAAAATTTCGGCCTGGAAAAAAGAAAATGTAGATTTACACAAACGCCCTACTATTTTTATTATTCATAAAATATAG
- a CDS encoding low molecular weight protein-tyrosine-phosphatase produces MSVKILMVCLGNICRSPLAEGILASKLPKDKFFVDSAGTGAWHSGSQPDSRSIAVAKQHHLDISSQRARLFKVEDFETFDYIYVMDKSNYRDVIRLAENDTQKEKVEIIMNELYPDENVDVPDPYYGISNGFEMVYQMLDEACEIIASKLKANHN; encoded by the coding sequence ATGTCTGTTAAAATTTTAATGGTATGTTTGGGTAACATTTGTAGATCACCTTTGGCCGAAGGAATTTTAGCCTCGAAACTACCAAAAGATAAATTCTTCGTTGATTCTGCTGGCACAGGAGCTTGGCATTCAGGAAGCCAACCAGATTCTCGTTCTATTGCTGTTGCTAAACAACATCATTTAGACATTTCTTCACAAAGAGCCCGACTATTCAAAGTAGAGGATTTCGAAACTTTTGATTACATCTATGTGATGGATAAATCCAACTATAGAGACGTAATCCGTTTAGCTGAAAATGATACACAAAAAGAAAAAGTTGAAATCATTATGAACGAGTTGTATCCAGATGAAAACGTAGATGTTCCTGATCCTTATTATGGCATATCCAATGGATTCGAGATGGTTTACCAAATGCTGGACGAAGCCTGCGAAATCATAGCCTCAAAATTAAAAGCTAATCACAACTAA
- the dnaA gene encoding chromosomal replication initiator protein DnaA — MNKTAQSVWDNCLSFIKDNIQDQAYKTWFEPIKSVELTDNALYIQVPSKFFYEWLEEHYVKLLKVALTKELGKNAKLLYKIKMENTYGNKQPFTEQLPSASRPPVKPQNVDAPLKNLDPELKNPFVIPGIRNLKIESQLNANYSFDNFLEGDSNRLARSAGMAVANKPGGTSFNPLLIFGGVGLGKTHLAHAIGVEIKDKYPEKTVLYISAEIFTQQYIDSVKKNNRNDFIHFYQLIDVLIIDDVQFLSGKSGTQDVFFHIFNYLHQNGKQVILTSDKAPVDMQDIEQRLLSRFKWGLSAELHQPDYETRISILKNILFRDGVEMPDEIIEYVARNIKTNVRELEGAIISLIAQSSFNKKEVTIELAKSVVEKFVKNVKREISIDYIQKIVSDYFQLDVETLQSKTRKRHVVQARQLAMFFAKKFTKSSLANIGSQIGDRDHATVLHACKTVDNLVATDKQFKKFVEDIHKKLTL; from the coding sequence ATGAACAAAACTGCTCAATCAGTATGGGATAACTGTTTGTCTTTCATAAAAGACAATATTCAAGACCAAGCATACAAAACTTGGTTTGAACCAATCAAGTCAGTTGAACTTACCGATAATGCTTTATACATTCAGGTTCCTAGTAAATTTTTCTACGAATGGTTAGAAGAACACTATGTTAAATTATTGAAGGTCGCCCTTACTAAAGAACTTGGCAAAAATGCAAAGTTACTTTATAAAATTAAAATGGAGAACACCTATGGCAACAAACAACCGTTTACAGAACAGTTACCAAGTGCCAGTCGTCCTCCTGTAAAACCACAAAACGTAGATGCTCCGTTAAAAAACCTTGATCCTGAATTAAAAAATCCGTTTGTAATTCCTGGAATTAGAAATTTAAAAATTGAATCGCAATTAAATGCCAATTACAGTTTTGACAATTTCCTAGAAGGAGATTCAAATAGATTAGCACGTTCGGCTGGTATGGCTGTGGCCAATAAACCTGGTGGAACATCTTTCAATCCATTATTAATCTTTGGAGGAGTAGGATTAGGAAAAACACACCTTGCACACGCTATTGGGGTTGAAATTAAAGACAAATATCCTGAAAAAACAGTACTGTATATTTCTGCTGAAATATTCACACAACAATATATAGATTCTGTTAAGAAAAATAATCGAAATGATTTTATTCATTTCTATCAACTAATCGATGTATTAATCATTGATGACGTGCAATTCTTATCTGGAAAATCCGGTACACAAGACGTATTTTTCCATATTTTTAATTATTTGCATCAAAACGGAAAACAAGTAATCCTGACTTCTGACAAGGCTCCTGTTGATATGCAAGATATTGAGCAACGCTTATTATCTCGTTTCAAATGGGGATTATCTGCCGAATTACACCAACCGGATTATGAAACTAGAATTTCAATTCTAAAAAATATCTTATTCCGTGATGGGGTAGAAATGCCAGACGAAATTATCGAATATGTAGCTCGTAACATCAAGACCAATGTTCGTGAATTAGAAGGAGCGATTATTTCATTAATTGCACAATCTTCTTTTAACAAAAAAGAAGTAACTATCGAACTAGCCAAAAGCGTCGTAGAGAAATTCGTTAAAAATGTAAAACGCGAAATCTCTATCGATTATATTCAAAAAATTGTTTCCGATTATTTCCAATTGGACGTTGAAACCTTACAGTCAAAAACAAGAAAAAGACACGTTGTTCAAGCGAGACAGTTAGCGATGTTTTTTGCCAAAAAATTCACGAAATCGTCTTTGGCTAACATCGGTTCTCAAATAGGAGATCGTGACCACGCAACAGTGCTACACGCTTGTAAAACAGTTGATAATCTCGTTGCTACTGATAAACAGTTCAAAAAATTTGTAGAGGATATCCACAAAAAACTAACGCTCTAA
- a CDS encoding acyl-CoA thioesterase: protein MREYEFKVRVRYAETDQMGVVYHGNYAQYFEMGRVEWLRNIGISYKWMEENGVMLPVVSLTMNYKKPARYDDILRVKTIFKSQKSVKIEFDYEIYNEEDELLTIGHSVLVFVDMKTGRPIAAPDYVKTQLLRM from the coding sequence ATGAGAGAATACGAGTTTAAGGTAAGAGTAAGGTATGCAGAAACCGATCAAATGGGGGTAGTTTATCATGGAAATTACGCGCAGTATTTTGAGATGGGACGTGTGGAATGGCTTAGAAACATTGGGATTTCTTATAAATGGATGGAAGAAAATGGTGTGATGCTTCCAGTGGTGTCCTTGACAATGAATTATAAAAAACCAGCTCGTTATGACGATATATTGAGAGTAAAAACGATTTTCAAAAGTCAGAAATCAGTTAAGATTGAATTCGATTATGAAATCTATAATGAAGAGGATGAGTTATTAACAATTGGACACTCGGTTTTGGTGTTTGTTGATATGAAAACGGGTCGTCCAATAGCTGCCCCAGACTATGTTAAAACGCAACTTTTGCGAATGTAA
- a CDS encoding IMPACT family protein → MKDTYNTIAFPSEEILFKEKGSKFFGYAYPITSEEEVKPIIDSLRKKHPTACHYCYAYQIGAEKISYRANDDGEPSNSAGMPIYGQIQSFSVTNILIVIVRIFGGTKLGVGGLITAYKTAAQLTLENATIIEKTIDTHFLISFDYKNMNKIMRIIKEKNLDIVHQKMEMSCEIEVKTRKKNASQLFEILNSLYEIEAKIKE, encoded by the coding sequence ATGAAAGACACCTATAACACGATTGCTTTTCCCTCAGAAGAAATTCTTTTTAAAGAGAAAGGAAGTAAATTCTTTGGCTATGCCTATCCTATAACTTCAGAAGAAGAAGTCAAACCTATTATTGATTCGCTTCGAAAAAAACACCCAACCGCTTGTCATTATTGCTACGCGTACCAAATTGGCGCTGAAAAAATCAGTTACCGAGCCAATGACGACGGAGAACCAAGTAATTCGGCTGGAATGCCAATCTATGGGCAAATCCAATCTTTTTCTGTTACCAATATTCTTATCGTTATTGTTCGCATTTTCGGCGGAACCAAATTAGGTGTTGGCGGACTAATTACAGCTTACAAAACCGCCGCTCAACTTACATTAGAAAATGCTACAATTATCGAAAAAACAATCGACACGCATTTTTTAATTTCATTTGACTACAAGAACATGAACAAAATAATGCGCATTATCAAAGAAAAAAACTTAGATATTGTACATCAAAAAATGGAAATGAGCTGCGAAATTGAGGTAAAAACGCGTAAAAAAAATGCCTCCCAACTATTCGAAATTTTAAATTCTCTATACGAAATAGAGGCAAAAATTAAAGAATAA
- a CDS encoding HAD family hydrolase: MINTIIFDFGDIFINLDKKTTMDGFKNLGLKEWNEDLDQLNIQFEKGNISRNEFLAGFQKHMPNASIEEIQDVWNTILADFPLYRLEFLQMLSKKYRLFLLSNTDSIHIETFEQRVGSSFYGDFYQCFEKVYFSFEMGMRKPDAEIYQALLNQHELQPKRTLFVDDKKENTDAAAALGIQVWNLQVGKEDVVDLFEKNIL; the protein is encoded by the coding sequence ATGATTAATACTATCATTTTTGATTTTGGAGATATCTTTATAAACCTAGATAAAAAAACCACTATGGATGGTTTTAAAAATTTAGGACTAAAAGAATGGAATGAAGATCTTGACCAATTGAATATTCAATTTGAAAAAGGAAATATTTCAAGGAACGAATTCTTAGCTGGTTTTCAAAAACACATGCCTAACGCTTCCATCGAAGAAATTCAAGATGTTTGGAATACGATTCTAGCCGATTTCCCTTTGTACCGATTGGAATTTTTACAAATGCTGTCTAAAAAATACCGCTTGTTTTTATTGAGCAATACCGATTCGATTCACATCGAAACTTTCGAACAAAGAGTTGGTTCGTCCTTCTATGGCGATTTTTACCAATGTTTTGAAAAAGTATATTTTTCATTTGAAATGGGAATGCGCAAGCCTGATGCCGAAATTTACCAAGCGCTTTTAAACCAACACGAATTACAACCAAAGCGCACTTTATTTGTTGATGACAAAAAAGAAAATACCGATGCAGCAGCTGCATTAGGCATACAAGTTTGGAATCTACAAGTAGGCAAAGAAGACGTTGTCGATCTATTTGAAAAAAACATACTCTAA
- the ribD gene encoding bifunctional diaminohydroxyphosphoribosylaminopyrimidine deaminase/5-amino-6-(5-phosphoribosylamino)uracil reductase RibD gives MKKHEKYLARCIELAQNGLGTTYPNPMVGSVIVYKDQIIGEGWHKKAGEPHAEVNAVNSVKDKSLLKEATIYVSLEPCSHFGKTPPCCDLIIQHQIPNVVIGTVDPNEKVAGKGIKKLIEAGSNVTVGVLESECNELNKRFFTFHQKQRPYIILKWAESADGFIAPNERDEQKPVWISNPYSRQLVHKWRTEEQAILVGTQTAIDDNPKLDVRDWTGKSPVRIVLDQNNRIPKTNHLLDNQQKTIVFCQSNQNTNQENLIFEVIDFNQNIASQIARTLFNHQIQSVIIEGGGQTLQTFIDTNLWDEARIFKGQNTFKNGTKAPIIKPTTNQTQLILKDELLIFRNHD, from the coding sequence GTGAAGAAACATGAAAAATACCTAGCACGTTGCATTGAATTAGCTCAAAATGGGCTTGGAACCACCTATCCTAATCCGATGGTAGGCAGTGTAATTGTTTATAAAGACCAAATTATAGGTGAAGGTTGGCACAAAAAAGCGGGAGAACCGCATGCCGAAGTCAATGCCGTAAATTCTGTTAAAGACAAATCTTTACTTAAAGAAGCCACAATTTATGTAAGCTTAGAACCTTGCAGTCATTTTGGAAAAACACCACCTTGTTGTGATTTAATTATTCAGCATCAAATTCCGAATGTAGTTATTGGAACTGTTGACCCGAATGAAAAAGTAGCCGGAAAAGGCATCAAAAAATTAATTGAAGCAGGAAGCAATGTGACCGTTGGTGTACTTGAAAGCGAATGCAACGAACTCAACAAACGTTTTTTTACTTTTCATCAAAAACAACGTCCTTATATCATACTAAAATGGGCCGAAAGCGCAGATGGATTTATTGCTCCAAATGAAAGAGACGAACAAAAACCAGTCTGGATTAGTAATCCGTATTCCAGACAATTGGTACACAAATGGCGTACTGAAGAACAAGCAATTCTTGTTGGTACTCAAACCGCAATAGACGACAATCCTAAATTAGATGTTCGTGATTGGACAGGGAAATCACCCGTGAGGATTGTTTTAGACCAAAATAATCGCATTCCAAAAACAAATCACCTATTGGATAACCAACAAAAAACCATTGTTTTTTGCCAATCAAACCAAAATACAAACCAAGAAAACCTTATCTTTGAGGTAATTGATTTTAATCAAAATATTGCCTCTCAAATTGCGCGAACATTATTTAATCACCAAATCCAATCTGTGATTATAGAAGGAGGAGGTCAAACCTTGCAAACTTTCATTGATACAAATCTTTGGGACGAAGCACGAATTTTTAAAGGACAAAATACTTTTAAAAATGGAACAAAAGCACCTATTATAAAACCAACTACAAACCAAACCCAGCTAATCCTTAAGGATGAACTTTTAATTTTTAGAAACCATGATTAA
- the prmC gene encoding peptide chain release factor N(5)-glutamine methyltransferase — protein MRIKEYRAQFIQELSPIYGVEEAESFFYLILENQKQLKRIDLALNSDLVFSDSDLDYWNSVLNELKKEIPVQYLLGKAHFYGLEFEVNENVLIPRPETEELVDWIIETKKSEVRSKNLRILDIGTGSGCIAISLAKNIPNAQVFAIDVSEKALATAQKNAEMNQTEVHFIKTDILKTDDLENLPTSNFQLPTQFDIIVSNPPYVRNLEKEEIKKNVLDYEPHLALFVADDNALIFYRKIAELAQKNLAPNGQLFFEINQYLGKEMIVLLENMNFKNVELRKDIYGNDRMTLGRI, from the coding sequence ATGAGAATTAAAGAATACAGAGCCCAATTTATTCAGGAACTTTCACCTATATATGGAGTGGAGGAAGCAGAAAGTTTTTTCTATTTGATTTTAGAAAATCAAAAACAATTGAAGCGAATTGATTTGGCTTTGAATTCAGATTTGGTTTTTTCGGATTCCGATTTAGACTATTGGAATAGCGTTTTGAATGAATTAAAAAAAGAGATTCCTGTTCAATATTTGCTAGGCAAAGCCCATTTTTACGGATTGGAGTTTGAAGTGAATGAAAATGTTTTGATTCCAAGACCAGAAACGGAAGAGTTAGTGGATTGGATTATTGAAACTAAGAAGTCAGAGGTTAGAAGTAAGAATTTAAGAATTCTGGATATCGGGACAGGAAGTGGTTGTATTGCGATTTCATTGGCTAAAAATATTCCGAATGCTCAGGTTTTTGCCATTGATGTTTCTGAAAAGGCTTTGGCTACAGCCCAAAAAAATGCTGAAATGAATCAAACGGAAGTGCATTTTATAAAAACCGACATTTTAAAAACGGACGATTTGGAGAATCTTCCAACTTCCAACTTCCAGCTTCCAACTCAATTTGATATTATTGTATCAAATCCTCCTTATGTACGAAATTTAGAAAAAGAGGAAATCAAGAAAAATGTTTTGGACTACGAACCACATTTGGCACTTTTTGTTGCGGATGATAATGCTTTAATTTTTTATCGAAAAATAGCTGAATTGGCTCAAAAAAATCTAGCTCCAAACGGACAATTATTTTTCGAAATTAATCAATATTTAGGGAAAGAAATGATTGTATTACTCGAAAATATGAATTTCAAGAATGTTGAGTTGAGAAAGGATATATATGGTAATGATAGGATGACCTTAGGGAGAATTTAG
- a CDS encoding four helix bundle protein: MKFQDLLAYKKSFELSMLIFKTTKTFPIEEKYSLTDQIRRSSRSVSANIAEASRKIRYKKHFILKLTDSDAENAETQAWLEYSFACKYISEELFSELTTKSLEIGKLINYMINNPDKFS, from the coding sequence ATGAAATTTCAAGATTTACTAGCTTACAAAAAATCTTTCGAATTGTCAATGTTGATTTTCAAGACAACCAAAACATTTCCAATTGAAGAAAAATATTCATTAACTGACCAAATTCGACGTTCGTCAAGAAGTGTATCAGCTAACATTGCCGAAGCTTCACGGAAAATAAGATATAAAAAACATTTTATATTAAAACTTACAGACTCTGACGCTGAAAATGCAGAAACCCAAGCTTGGTTAGAGTATTCATTTGCTTGTAAATACATCTCTGAAGAATTATTCTCAGAATTAACCACAAAAAGTTTAGAGATTGGTAAGCTTATTAATTACATGATAAATAACCCAGATAAATTCTCGTAA
- a CDS encoding ABC transporter permease translates to MNSLLKENIKIAFGSIKTQILRTTLTVLIIAIGITALVGILTVVSALENTISSDFASMGANTFNINRYENTIKRRGGEERTIINPVISYPEAVTFKNKYNFPLAQTSLSFKATSTAEVKFDTEKTDPEITIMGVDEYFVPNSGLETSVGRNFNNFDISNNNYVCVVGSDFLKGLLKDVNPINKIISIRGARFKVIGVLKEKGSTFGNSQDLRVLIPIQVARSLFTAANINYSVSVMVNNKEFLDQAIDNAISSMRSIRKLSPIKENNFAVVRSDDLINRILSITQYLGWASWVIGIITILGSSIALMNIMIVSVTERTREIGVRKSLGAKRSTVAIQFFIETLLIGQIGGLAGIIFGILIGYGIASALSFVFVIPWQAIMAAFLTSFAVAIVSGLYPAIKAAMLDPIEALRYE, encoded by the coding sequence ATGAACAGTCTTTTAAAAGAAAATATAAAAATCGCTTTTGGATCTATCAAAACCCAAATTCTACGCACGACTTTAACCGTACTAATTATTGCTATAGGGATTACAGCATTGGTTGGAATTCTGACTGTCGTTTCGGCATTAGAAAACACAATTTCGTCTGACTTTGCTTCAATGGGCGCCAACACATTCAACATAAATCGATATGAAAACACGATTAAAAGACGAGGCGGTGAAGAACGAACCATTATCAATCCCGTTATTAGCTATCCAGAAGCCGTAACTTTTAAAAACAAATACAATTTCCCCTTAGCGCAGACTTCACTTTCTTTCAAAGCCACTTCAACTGCCGAGGTAAAATTTGACACCGAAAAAACAGATCCTGAAATTACAATAATGGGAGTTGATGAGTATTTTGTACCTAATTCGGGATTAGAAACCAGTGTAGGTCGCAACTTTAACAACTTCGATATTAGCAACAACAACTATGTTTGTGTGGTAGGCTCTGACTTTTTGAAAGGCTTACTAAAAGATGTTAATCCCATCAATAAAATCATTTCGATACGTGGTGCTCGTTTTAAAGTCATCGGTGTACTTAAAGAAAAAGGCTCCACCTTTGGCAACAGTCAAGACTTGAGAGTTTTAATTCCTATCCAAGTAGCGCGTTCCTTATTTACAGCAGCTAACATTAATTATAGCGTAAGTGTGATGGTGAATAACAAAGAATTTTTAGATCAAGCTATTGACAATGCTATTAGTTCGATGCGTAGCATTCGCAAATTAAGTCCCATCAAAGAAAATAATTTTGCTGTAGTAAGAAGTGACGATTTGATCAACCGAATTCTAAGTATTACTCAATATTTAGGTTGGGCGTCATGGGTAATCGGAATTATAACCATTCTAGGTTCTTCCATTGCTTTAATGAATATTATGATTGTATCGGTTACAGAACGAACGCGTGAAATTGGCGTTAGAAAGTCATTAGGGGCAAAACGTTCTACGGTAGCCATCCAATTTTTTATTGAAACCTTACTTATAGGACAAATAGGCGGATTAGCCGGAATTATTTTTGGCATCCTCATTGGCTACGGAATTGCATCTGCCCTTAGTTTTGTGTTTGTAATTCCTTGGCAAGCTATTATGGCTGCTTTCTTAACTAGTTTTGCTGTAGCCATTGTTTCTGGTTTATACCCAGCAATTAAAGCCGCAATGCTCGATCCTATTGAGGCGCTACGTTACGAATAG
- the hisS gene encoding histidine--tRNA ligase, whose amino-acid sequence MASKPSIPKGTRDFSPAEVAKRQYIIQTIKSNFEKFGFQPIETPSFENSETLMGKYGEEGDRLIFKILNSGDYLAKANAAHLEAKDSTKLTSSISEKALRYDLTVPFARYVVQHQNEIEFPFKRYQIQPVWRADRPQKGRFREFFQCDADVVGSKSLWQEVELVQLYDTVFTALGLNGATVKINNRKVLSGIAEVIGASDKLIDFTVALDKLDKIGEDGVKKEMIEKGISEEALVKVQPLFSFSGSISEKIEQLSGLLATSEEGMKGVEELRFICDKVTQLGLSTAILDLDVTLARGLNYYTGAIFEVGAPKGVAMGSIGGGGRYDDLTGIFGLKNMSGVGISFGLDRIYLVLEELNLFPETVTASSKALFVNYGDDEAFYALQAIKNLRAQGIKVELYPDKAKVGKQFQYADKRNIPFAVVVGGEEMSSNTYSLKNLVSGEQITLDFEGLKNALL is encoded by the coding sequence ATGGCATCAAAACCAAGTATTCCTAAAGGGACAAGAGATTTTTCACCAGCAGAGGTGGCAAAACGGCAATATATTATTCAGACTATAAAAAGTAATTTTGAAAAATTTGGTTTCCAACCAATTGAAACGCCTTCGTTTGAAAATTCAGAAACCTTAATGGGTAAATATGGAGAAGAAGGTGATCGTTTGATTTTTAAAATTTTGAATTCGGGAGATTATTTGGCGAAAGCCAATGCTGCCCATTTGGAAGCTAAGGATAGTACTAAATTAACGTCAAGTATTTCTGAAAAAGCTCTGCGTTATGATTTGACTGTTCCTTTTGCTCGTTACGTTGTACAACACCAAAACGAAATAGAATTTCCATTTAAAAGATATCAAATCCAACCGGTTTGGCGTGCCGATAGACCACAAAAAGGACGTTTTAGAGAATTTTTTCAGTGTGATGCTGATGTGGTTGGGTCAAAATCATTGTGGCAGGAAGTAGAGTTAGTACAATTGTACGATACTGTTTTTACAGCTTTAGGGTTGAACGGAGCGACGGTTAAGATTAACAATCGTAAAGTGTTGTCTGGAATTGCTGAGGTAATTGGTGCTTCGGATAAGTTGATTGATTTTACAGTGGCTTTGGATAAACTGGATAAAATTGGTGAAGACGGAGTGAAGAAAGAAATGATTGAAAAAGGAATTTCGGAAGAAGCTTTAGTAAAAGTGCAGCCTTTGTTTTCTTTTTCAGGAAGTATTTCGGAGAAAATCGAGCAACTTTCAGGTTTATTAGCAACTTCAGAAGAAGGAATGAAAGGGGTGGAAGAATTGCGCTTCATTTGTGACAAGGTGACTCAATTAGGTTTGTCTACTGCCATTTTGGATTTGGATGTAACTTTAGCACGTGGTCTAAATTATTATACTGGAGCTATTTTTGAAGTTGGTGCACCAAAAGGTGTTGCCATGGGTTCCATAGGAGGAGGCGGTAGATACGATGATTTGACAGGGATTTTTGGTTTGAAGAACATGAGTGGTGTAGGAATCTCATTTGGATTGGATCGTATTTATTTGGTTTTGGAAGAATTAAATTTGTTCCCAGAAACCGTAACTGCTTCTTCAAAGGCTTTGTTTGTTAATTATGGCGACGATGAAGCTTTTTATGCTTTACAAGCGATTAAGAATTTGAGAGCGCAGGGTATAAAAGTAGAACTGTATCCAGATAAGGCAAAAGTAGGGAAGCAATTTCAATATGCTGATAAGCGAAATATACCGTTTGCGGTAGTTGTAGGTGGTGAAGAAATGAGTTCAAATACCTATTCTTTAAAAAATTTGGTTTCAGGAGAACAAATTACCTTGGATTTTGAAGGTTTAAAGAATGCTTTACTATAA
- the dnaJ gene encoding molecular chaperone DnaJ, with amino-acid sequence MKKDFYEILGVSKNADAAAIKKAYRKKAIEFHPDKNPGDKAAEEKFKEAAEAYEVLGDPDKKAKYDQFGHQAFDGSGGFGGHHMNMDDIFSQFGDIFGGGFGGFGGGSRGGGPRRAKGSNLRIKVKLTLEEIANGVEKKVKVKRKVQAPGVTYKTCSTCNGQGQVMRVTNTILGRMQSASTCPSCGGSGQILDHKPSNADAQGMIVEDETVSIKIPAGVVDGMQLKVSNKGNDAPGNSIPGDLIVAIEELEHEFLKREGENLHYDLYVSFPEAVLGVSKDIEAINGKVRIKLEEGIQSGKILRLKGKGIPSINGYGNGDLLVHINVWTPKTLNKEQRQFFEKYLEDDNFSPNPEKSDKSFFEKVKDMFS; translated from the coding sequence ATGAAAAAAGATTTTTACGAGATATTAGGTGTTTCTAAAAATGCTGATGCTGCGGCGATCAAGAAAGCCTACAGAAAGAAAGCTATTGAGTTCCATCCTGACAAAAATCCGGGCGACAAAGCGGCAGAAGAAAAATTCAAAGAGGCAGCTGAAGCTTATGAAGTTTTAGGAGATCCTGACAAAAAAGCAAAGTATGACCAATTTGGGCACCAAGCTTTTGATGGTTCTGGAGGTTTTGGTGGTCACCATATGAATATGGATGATATCTTTAGCCAATTTGGAGACATTTTTGGCGGTGGCTTTGGTGGCTTTGGCGGAGGAAGTCGCGGTGGAGGTCCTCGTCGTGCAAAAGGAAGTAATTTACGAATCAAAGTGAAATTAACTTTGGAAGAAATTGCTAATGGTGTTGAGAAGAAAGTAAAAGTAAAGCGTAAAGTTCAGGCTCCTGGAGTTACTTACAAAACGTGTTCAACTTGTAATGGACAAGGTCAGGTAATGCGTGTAACGAATACTATTTTAGGAAGAATGCAATCGGCTTCAACTTGTCCTAGTTGCGGTGGTTCTGGTCAGATTTTAGATCATAAACCGTCTAATGCTGATGCGCAAGGAATGATCGTAGAAGACGAAACAGTTTCTATCAAAATCCCTGCTGGTGTAGTGGATGGAATGCAATTAAAAGTTTCAAACAAAGGAAACGATGCTCCAGGTAATAGTATTCCAGGTGATTTGATTGTAGCTATTGAAGAATTAGAACATGAATTCTTAAAGCGTGAAGGTGAGAACTTGCACTATGATTTGTATGTGAGTTTCCCTGAAGCGGTTCTTGGGGTTTCTAAAGATATCGAAGCAATCAATGGAAAAGTAAGAATCAAATTAGAAGAAGGAATCCAATCGGGAAAAATCCTTCGATTAAAAGGAAAAGGTATTCCTAGTATCAACGGATATGGTAATGGAGATTTATTAGTTCATATTAATGTTTGGACACCAAAAACATTAAATAAAGAACAACGACAATTCTTTGAGAAATATTTGGAAGATGATAATTTTTCACCAAATCCTGAAAAATCAGATAAATCATTCTTTGAAAAAGTAAAAGACATGTTTTCTTAA